The genomic window GTGCCGAGATAAATACAACACTACCTTAGCAGGTAATGATTATCCATTGAACCTAAAAGACAATGCGGCTTATAACAACATAGGCGAACTATACGATGCCGGCGTTTACTCACTCAAAATTGAGGGGCGCATAAAAAAATCCGATTACATCTATTCGGTAGCCCGAACCTATCGGAAACAATTGGACAGCTGGCTCAAGCAAAAAACCTTACAAAACGATAGTGCCAGCCTATACAAAGTGTTTAACCGCGACTTTTCAAATGCCTATCTCACCGGTAATATTTCAAAAAAGATGTTTATCGATAACCCGCGCGATTATTCCCTTAAACGGATTGCCGCGGAAAATAAGCATTTATCGCAGGAGGAAATAGCAGATGCCGAGCAGGCGCTTTACAACGAAAAGGATACGATAAAGGCTGAAGTAGAGGAAAAGATAAAGCACCTTAGCATTGAAAAATTACCTTTAACCATGCGCGTCTCCGGCCGCGAAGGCACTCCTTTAAAAGTAACTGTACAAAAGGATCAAACTTCCTTTGATGTCTATTCCAATATAACACTCACGGGCAAAGGCACAGAGGCTTTACGCTACGATACAATTTTTAAACGCTTAAAAGCTATTAACGATACCGATTATTTTATTTCAGATATGGATTTGGAGCATATGCCAAACAATCTGTATTTACCTTTTAAGGAGCTAACCACTATTAAAAATCAGTTGCTTTATATTTTAAACGACAACAAGCACCCTATTGCTCCCATTCGTCTTCCTGCACTAAAAAACACATCCGAGTCCCATGCCCAAACACCTGTGCATGTCATTATTTCCTCGTTGAAAGATTTACAGCAAGTAAAGAAAACCAATGCCCAATTATATTTCAAACTCCCCAGCAACTTTAAAAAAAATTTTACAGAACTGGTGGGTATTTTCAAACAAGAGCCAAAACTAATCCCCTGGTTTCCGGCTGTCATTATAGGCGACGATTACCTACTGGCTCTTAAGTTTTTAGATAAAGCAAAACCCCGGTTGTTGGTTACCGACAATACGGGGATCGCCTTTGAAGCCTGTAATAACGGCATTAAGTGGATTGCAGGACCAAGTTTAAACCTGGTTAATTCGTATAGTTTATTGTGCTTAAAAGAGGATTTTAATTGTTCGGGTGCCTTTTTATCTAACGAAATAAGCCGTAGCCAAATAAAGGGCATTCAAAAACCCGCCGACTTTAAATTATTCTATAGCATTTATCATCCTCAGCTTTTAATGACCACACGACAGTGTTTGTTTCACCAGGTTGTTGGATGCCAAAAAACAACCCTGAACGATAGTTGTATGCAGCACTGCGAAAAGTCGTCCTCTATTACCAACACCAAAGACATTGCCTTTATTATTGAAAAAACCTATGGGAACCATCAGCGAATTTATGGTCGCCAACATTGCTTAAACACCGCTATTGTGAAAGACATGCCCCATCGTTTTGATGCGTTTGTTGTGGATTTAAGCCCTGTAAAAACCGAAACTAATGTAAAAACAGACCATAAGGATCTTCTCCATTGTTTTGAAGAGTTCATTTTGGGTAAAACAGATGCAGAAGAGCTACATCAATTGATTGCCCCAACCAGCAACAATGCCTACAAAAAAGGAATTTAAACTGCCTCCTTTGTTAAGGGGGAATGGATATGCCTGATGGTGAAAACCATAAATACTCACGGGGTGACTATTGGCATCTTGCACATAGTCACCCCGTGAGTAAAAACACGGAGTACGGTTCCAGGTCGCACCCCTACTAAATTTAATAAAATCCCTACTTCAGCTCAAAGCTTCCGGTCAATCCTTTTATAGAACTCGTCCCAACCATTACATCGAACATGCCTGGCTCCACGATAAATTCACCTTGGTTATCGTAAAAACCCAGTTCGGCATTGCTTAGTGTAAATGAAACTGTTTTGGATGATCCCGGCTCCAACATAAATTTCTCAAAACCCTTAAGTTCTTTTATGGGGCGGGCAACGCTGGCCACCTTATCGTGAATATACAATTGGGTAACTTCTTCGCCGGCTACCTTGCCATTATTCTTCACCACAACCGAAACTTTGATACCCGAAGGATCAGAGTCATCAATTTTCAAATCGGCATATTCAAAATCTGTATAACTCAATCCATGGCCGAAGGCAAAAAGCGGATCGTTGGACTCATCGATGTAATGCGACCAGAAAACATTTCCCTCAACATTAACCGGACGACCTGTACTATATTTATTGTAATAAATGGGGCACTGTCCTACACTACGTGGAAAGGACATCGGCAGTTTACCCGAGGGGTTGTATTCGCCAAACAATACGTCGGCAATAGCATTACCCGTTTGTGATCCCAACTGCCAGGTCTCCACAATAGCCGGAATATTATCGGCAGCCCAGGGCAATGCCAGGGGACGCCCATTCATCAGCACCAGAACAACATTCTTATTTACTTTATACACCTCCTCTAGCAATTCCTGCTGAACTCCCGGCAAGCCAATATTAGTACGACTACGTGCTTCCCCTGAATGAAAACCGTGCTCACCCAACACCATTACTACCACCTCCGACGCTTTGGCTAATCGAATGGCTTCGTTAAAACCACTTTTATCCGTAGTATTTTCATTTAGCTCTAACACAAAATTCACATCACCTGTTACCACATCTGCTCCTTTGGCATAGGTAAAGTTGGATGTTTTTTCCTTTAAGCCTTCCAACACGGAAAAAGCGGTACCATCGTCTGAACCAATGCGCCAGCTGCCCAGGGGACTGGTTTTATCGTCGGCCAAAGCACCAATCACAGCAATTTTCTTTTGCGCCTTAGCAAATGGCAAAATCGCCCCCTCATTCTTTAATAAAACAATAGATTTACGAGCCATATCGAGCACCGTCTTTTGATGATCCTCATGGTATAGCATTTCTTTTTCGCGTGCCTCGTCGCAATAGCGGTAGGGATCGTCGAACAGACCCAATTCATACTTTACTTTAAGAATTCTGCGTACCGCATCGTCTATTTTATCCTCGCTCACCTTTCCTTCTTTTACCAAATCCACTAAATGATTTACATAGGCATGCGATTCCATATCCATATCCGAACCGGCATTTGCGGCGTGCATGGCTGCTTCATTTAGGTCGGCAGCAAATCCATGAGGTATCATTTCCATCACACTTCCCCAGTCGGACAGCACAAATCCTTCGAAACCCCATTCATCTTTTAATATATCGCGTTGCAAAAAGGTACTTCCAGTGGCGGGTACCCCGTTAAGAATGTTAAATGCATTCATCACGGTTTTTACGTCGGCTTCTTGTATGGCCGCTTTAAAGGGCGGAAAAATGATATTGTACAAGGTGGATGTTCCCACATCCACGGTATTGTAATCTCTTCCCGCTTCGGCAAAACCATATCCGGCAAAATGCTTGGCACAGGCAGCAATGGTATTATTGGCCGCAAGATCATCGCCCTGGAAGCCTTTTACGCGTGCTACGCCAATTTTGGCTCCCAGGTAAGGATCTTCACCTGCCCCTTCCATCACGCGCCCCCAACGGGCATCGCGCGAAATATCAACCATAGGGGCAAATGTCCAATTGATACCTATAGCTGATGCCTCTACAGCGGCCATTCTGGCTGATTGACGTATGGCTTCCAGATCCCAACTGGCTGCCTCTCCTAAAGGGATAGGTGCTAAGGTTTTGTGACCATGAATTACATCTAAGCCAAAAATCAAAGGAATTCCCAGGCGGGTTTCCTCAACGGCTATTTTCTGCAGCGCTCTAACCTGTTCTGCTCCTCTAACATTTAGGAATGATCCAACCATTCCTTTTCGTAAATGTTCATATTTTATTTTGGCTCCGCCTTCGCTGGGAGCAGGTCCGGTAGCATCATAAAAACCATTGTATTGGTTCATCTGCCCTACTTTTTCTTCTATGGTCATTTTTGACAACAAAGCATCTACTTGTTGATCAATAGAGCCAGTTTCATTTTCCGGTTGCTTAGATACACAAGCATTCATCATTAGAATGCCAATTACAACTGAGAATAAAAATTTCGTTTGTTTCATTATATATAATTAGTAATTTGTTCGGCACATCAAAAACTTACGTTCTCCACATCTTTGAATTTAATTACCTGTGGTGTGTACGTCATATTTTTGCATCTTTCTATCAGCTCTTTCACTTGCTGATGTGTAATTTCATTGTGCGTAATATACGGAAATTTAATTATTGGATGCTCCAGGAAAAACCCGGGTATATTTGCTTCATCCATAGATTTACCTTCCGGCGTCCATCCCTTAATCCAGTTAGGGAAATATTCCTTTAGTAAGGCGCGTGTTTGCTCATGGTCCCACAGTTCTTTTACAAAAGTATATTCATCTACCATCAAGGGTATTTGTTGCGTTGAGTTAAGTACGATACGCGCCGATTTTCTGATATCTCTTGATGATGCAGCAGCTGCTATTACAAACTCACCACTCTCAGCAATCCACCTATCGCGTTTGGCATCATAATACGAAAAATCTCTTTTTTCCAACTGAAAAGTTAGTTCCTTTGATTCGCCAGGAGCCAATGAAACTTTAGCAAACTTCTTCAATTCTTTTTTAGGTCTTTGCAAAGTACACTCCTTATCTGTTACATACAGCTGTACAATTTCTTTACCCTCAACGGAACCTGTATTTTTTACCGTTACCTTTACCTCCAGCACATCCCGATCCGTTATTTCATTGGCCGAAACTTTCATATCGGTATATTCAAATTGTGTATAAGATAGGCCATACCCAAATGGAAATAAGGGTTCAATTTGTTTTTCGTCATAATAACGATAGCCCACAAAAATTCTTTCGCCATACAGCACGTTACCTTGCTCCCCCGGAAAGTTAAAAGAGGCAGGTGTATCTTGCAATTTAACAGGAAAGGTTTCTGCTAACTTACCTGAAGGGTTTACTTTTCCAAACAACACATCTGCCACTGCACCTGCTCCGGCTTGTCCGCCTAACCATGCTTCAACAATTCCCTCTACCTTATTGGCCCATGGCATAGCTACGGCGCTACCATTGGTTAACACAACCACTGTATTTTGTTGTTTTTGGGCTATTGCCTCTATCAGTTTATTGTGAGAAATGGGCATATCTATATGCTTACGGTCAATCCCTTCCGACTCATACGAAAGAGGCAAGCCGGCCATAACAATAGCAATATCTGCATCACTTGCTACCTGCACGGCTTCTTCTATTAAACTCACATCAAGATCATCTTTTAATGAATAGCCTTGCGCAAAGGTATAGTTTATGCCTTTGCCATATTCCTGATCAAGAATATCCCATACCTTATCCAACTGGGTAGGCTTTACTTCTGAGCTACCATTGCCCTGGTAACGTGGCGATTTAGCAAACTCACCAATGATGGCGATCTTTTTATATTTCTTTTTTGATAAAGGAAGTACTTGATGATCATTCTTTAATAATGTAATAGCTTCCCCCGCTACCTTACGCGCAAAAGCATGATGTTCTTTTACTTTTTGGTCAACATCGGCTTTTTCTAACGATTTAGCTTTTAAAACAACCGTTAAGATATCACGTACCCTGTTGTTCAAAACAGTTTCGTCAAGCTCGCCTGATTGGGCTGCTTGGAGCAAAATATTATCATTTACATCACTTACGCGGGGCATTTCGATATGCATGCCTGCTTCCAGCGCTTTTACCCTATCAATTACTGCAAACCAATCGGAGATAACAATGCCTTCAAAGCCCCAGTCTTTTTTCAGAATATCGGTCAATAAATAAGGACTCTGTGTACCATACTCACCTCTAACCCGATTATAACAAGCCATTACGGTCCATGGCTGTGCTTTTTTCACCGCAATTTCAAAAGGGGTTAGATAGATCTCATGCAAAGTGCGTTTATCCACATCAGAATTCATAAACATACGCATTGTTTCTACATTGTTGGCCACGTAGTGCTTCAATGATGTTCCAACGCCCTGATCCTGTACGCCATTAATATAAGCTGCCCCTAACTCGCCCGACAAAACAGGATCTTCTGAAAAGTATTCAAAATTTCTGCCCCCTAATACCGAACGCTTGATATTTACTCCCGGGCCCAACAAAACATTTACACCCAGGGCCTGACATTCCTCGCCCAGGGCTTTTCCTATCTGATAAATTAAATCTACATCCCAGGTTGCACTTAGAGCCGATGCTGTAGGGAAGCATGTTGCCGGGTGCTGGTCGCCATAGCCGGCTTTGTTAGTGGCCGGAGCACGACGCAAACCATGCGGGCCGTCGGCCATCCAAATCCAGGGTATGTCTAATCGTTCAATAGGTTGAGAACTCCAATCATCTCTACCTGAGCAGAGAGATACTTTTTCTTCCAGTGTAAGCTGCGTGAGCAAATAGTCCACTTGCTCCTGGATTGTTTTTTCTTGTGCACTCATAATAAATCCCATAAAAATGAATGTGCATAATAATACCTTTTTCATATACTCTAATAAATTACAAGTTTTTACGCCACTTTTTCAGTGGAGCAACTAATATTTCTCTCATTATAAATATTTGTTCTTATTTGGTATTCGATGGAACTCCCCAATAATGTCTTCCCCTCCCGCTGAGATGCTTTTTTCACCTTTTTATCCTGCTCTTCCCGATAAGTCGGGACATGTTATTTATTTTCCTATAATAGTGGGTGTTTCACTTACCATACTGCAGGCCTTGTACAATTACTCCGCTGCTCTGCGCTGTTCCAACTCCTTTTGCATCAATATACTGGTTTTATGATCAATACTATAGAAATACAACAACACGGCGCACAATGCATACAGTATACCCGGAATAACAGAAACCATTAGTTTTATACCACGAATAGCAGATTCTGTTTGCACTATATTTGGTTCGAACTTAAATACTAATAATAACCAACCTGCCAGCGCACCACCTATGCCCCAGCCTGCTTTTTGTGCAAAGGTAGCTGCCGAAAAAATCAACCCTGTTGATCTTCTTCCGGTTTTCCATTCGGCGTAATCCGCAGTATCGGCCAGCATAGTCCATAAAAGTACGACCGCCGGTGCATAGGTCATCTTGGCTAAGATATTAAAGGTATAAATCAGGATGTAATCACCTTTACCCGGAATAAATAGCATGGCAAAGAAAATACCCGACAGAATGGTACTGGCCATAAATACATTTCTATTTCCGAACCTTTTTGCCAATGGTTTGGCCACCGGAAGAGCTACAATTAAAGCGATACTACTAACAATATTAAACAATTGAACATTTTGCTCTGCGCCAATATAATATTTAAAATAGTAGGCAATAGATAGGTTTTGCAGGGCAAACATAACAAACGACACAATACCCACTAAAGCCAGGATAACCCAAGGTCGGTTGTTAAAAAGATTTTTTAAATCTTCCTTTATAGAATTCTGCTGTGTTTTAGGGGGTTGCACTCTTTCTTTGGTAGAAAAAAAGGTAATTAAAAAGAAAACCACACTTAACAATCCTAAAACCATAAGTGTGTACTGATACCCTTTGGCTTTATTTACCGTATTATCATTTGCCCTTACATCAATGTAAGTAGGCTCACTTCCCTGTTTTATATAATGCACATCCACATTGGCTTGTGGATAAGGAATCATTTGCGATATTTTTGCTTTGGCCTTAATTTCCGTTGAATCGAACTGGGCCAAGGCAAAAAGAGAATCGTTTGAAACTTCATCTTTGGGCTCAACAACAATAAATATTTTACTTGAAGCCGTTTTAGATTTTTCATCTTCGATGGAATATTCCAGCGTATCTACTCCAATAAAATCCGGATGAACCGTATACTGAATACTATCATTACCCACAACAAGAGCTGTACCCCCAATGCTGTTGTTCGACATTAAATTTGTGGTAAAATTACCTTGCCCAAAAAACAGCGCCATCGACAAGGCAAAACCTGTTACTATTAATTGCCCCGAAAAGGCACTAACAAAGCGATAAGTATTAATACTTGCACGTTCATTGGTATCGGATGTCATAACAGCCATTAATGACGAATACGGCAGGTTTATCGCAGTATAGGCCGTCATTAAAAGAAAATAAGTAGTAGCTGCCCAAATAATCTTACCGGTTTGACTAAGGTCGGGGGTAGTAAATGTAAGCACCGCTAAAATGGCATAGGGCAATGCAGTAAGCAGAATAAAGGGACGGAACTTCCCCCACCGGGTATTTGTTCTATCCGAAATAATTCCCATTAACGGATCGGTTACCATATCCCATATTCTGGCAATAAGCATTATTGTGCCCGCGGCAGCTGGCGAAATACCAAAAGTATCGGTATAGAATATTAGAATCCAAAACCCCACCATGTCCCACACAAAGTGGGAAGCAGTATCGCCTAAGCCATACCCTAATTTTTCTTTAACGGATAGTTTTGTAGCTATTTTGTTCATGCTAAATGTATTGACGGTTAACTATAATATAAATGCAAGCATATTGATCCTGCATTTATTATTTTCACTAAGTATTATCTATTAATTGCTTACACCGGGTATGCAGGCAATTATTCTTCCCGTTGATACACCCTCACATAATCCACTTCCATAGTTTGTGGGAAAGCTTCGGCATCTATTCCTTGCACACTACCCCACGCGCCACCTACAGCAACGTTTAAAATCAAATAAAAAGGTTTATTGTAAGGCCATTTGTCCTCACCCAGGCCTTCGTTTTGGTAAGTAAAATAAAGCTGATCATCCACATAACACTTCAAAACCTCAGGCGTCCACTCCAATACGTAGGTATGAAAAGCTTTGGTAGCATCGTCAATATTAATGGTTCCGGTTTTTTGTGTTCCTTTTTGCCATTGGTAATCTTTTGAGTGGGCCGATGCGTGAATAACCCCCGCCTCGTGTCCTACATGCTCCATAATATCAATCTCTCCAATTCCGGGCCAGCCACCGTCATTAAATGACCAACCGCCGGGCATCATCCAAATAGCAGCCCAGGTTCCCTTTGCTTCGGGCACTTTGGCACGAACCTCTATTCTACCATACTTCCAGTCGGCTTTTGATATTAAGCGAACCGAGGTATACGCTTTGTCGTGGTAGGTTTCATTTACTGCTGTTACGTGCAACAGGCCGTTTTTCACCCAGGCATTTTCTTTCCGGGCCACGGTATAGTATTGATCTTCATTATTACCCCAACCATGCGCGTTACCTTCCGTATCGTAATCCCACAAGGTGGAATCAGGCAAGCCCGTATAATCGAATTCATCTGACCAAACTAATTTATACTCTTGCTTGGGAGTACAAGCAATACTCATTATAAGTAACACTACTAAGGACATGTGTACCCCTACTTTTTCCATATTTCTCATGTTATAGTATTTTATTCTATTAATTTATTTACTCATTTTCTCCTTGATGCTGCACTTTACCACGACGCGCTATTAAAGCCCTTCTTATTTTGTTGGCTTTTTCTTCGGTAACATCATATTTCCACATAATTAATATGGCTATTACCGCTGTTACAATGGGTATCATTATATCTGCAATACGTAGATTGGTAATGGTTTGAACTGTTTGTACCTTTACTTCTTCGTTAAACCCGACCAGGTGCAGTACAACACCACTGGTAAGCATAGCCAGTGCAGTACCCAGTTTTACCATCCACCAGTAAATAGCCCCAAACATAGCTTCTCTTCGTTCTCCATTATTAAGTTCATCCAAATCACAAACATCGGCAGTCATCGACATCATCAAAGTAAACAAGCCACCTATGCCAAAGGACAAAAAGGGGATGGGCATAAACATCAACCAATAATTATCGGGATTAAAACCCCACCATTTTAAACCATAGCCAATCATTGAGAGCAGGGTAGCTATGATAAAAGCATTTTTCTTTCCAAACTTTTCGGATAATTTTGTTACGATAGGAATAACAAGGAATGCCGTAGCAAAAGCGCTAACCGTACCGAACCATGCGGGCCAGCCTCCCGCGGCTGCTGTATCTCCATTAAAAAGATAATAGACGATAATAAAGAAGGCAAACTGAGCTATCGTCTGAAAACCATTGAAGATAAAAAACGTAGCACCACACAGTTTAATAAAAGGTTTATTTTTAATGGTTAATTTAATTCCCTTAATAAATTCCAATGTATTCGCTGCCAATTCGTTTCTTGACAAAGTTTTCATTTTATCTTTATCCGGAACTACCATTTCTCTATTGAAGAAAGCGGGTAGCGCACCCAATACCATGCATAAAGCACCTACCCAAACAGCCAGTATTCTGGCTCCCTCGGGAGCAGAGTCGAAAATTGACTCATTATAAATAATTACCCAAAACCAAGGCGCTATCATCCAGGCTATTTGCCCCATAAACTGACCAACCGCCATTAGGCGTGTGCGCTCATTGTAATCCGGGGTCATTTCATAGCCTAAGCCAATTAAAGGGGTGGCAAAAATAGTATATCCGATGTAAAAGAAGATGGATACAATTAAAAAATAAAAGAAGTTATACAGTTCAGAATTTTCAGGG from Saccharicrinis carchari includes these protein-coding regions:
- a CDS encoding peptidase U32 family protein, which codes for MKRKMELLVPGGDVDAIKAAILAVGGHPIADEDSSTHAIYCGLDKFNARNRAANISFDELQSIIRLAHTHNCLIFLTLNILILENEITALTSLLNQLANTQIDGLIVQDLGLLYLLKKHYPTLPVHASTQMTTHNPGQIKFLHKLGVERVNLSRELNLEEIKHLSSIANENKMSTEVFVHGSQCLSFSGICYMSSFYGSNSGNRGRCSQPCRDKYNTTLAGNDYPLNLKDNAAYNNIGELYDAGVYSLKIEGRIKKSDYIYSVARTYRKQLDSWLKQKTLQNDSASLYKVFNRDFSNAYLTGNISKKMFIDNPRDYSLKRIAAENKHLSQEEIADAEQALYNEKDTIKAEVEEKIKHLSIEKLPLTMRVSGREGTPLKVTVQKDQTSFDVYSNITLTGKGTEALRYDTIFKRLKAINDTDYFISDMDLEHMPNNLYLPFKELTTIKNQLLYILNDNKHPIAPIRLPALKNTSESHAQTPVHVIISSLKDLQQVKKTNAQLYFKLPSNFKKNFTELVGIFKQEPKLIPWFPAVIIGDDYLLALKFLDKAKPRLLVTDNTGIAFEACNNGIKWIAGPSLNLVNSYSLLCLKEDFNCSGAFLSNEISRSQIKGIQKPADFKLFYSIYHPQLLMTTRQCLFHQVVGCQKTTLNDSCMQHCEKSSSITNTKDIAFIIEKTYGNHQRIYGRQHCLNTAIVKDMPHRFDAFVVDLSPVKTETNVKTDHKDLLHCFEEFILGKTDAEELHQLIAPTSNNAYKKGI
- a CDS encoding glycoside hydrolase family 3 C-terminal domain-containing protein; protein product: MSAQEKTIQEQVDYLLTQLTLEEKVSLCSGRDDWSSQPIERLDIPWIWMADGPHGLRRAPATNKAGYGDQHPATCFPTASALSATWDVDLIYQIGKALGEECQALGVNVLLGPGVNIKRSVLGGRNFEYFSEDPVLSGELGAAYINGVQDQGVGTSLKHYVANNVETMRMFMNSDVDKRTLHEIYLTPFEIAVKKAQPWTVMACYNRVRGEYGTQSPYLLTDILKKDWGFEGIVISDWFAVIDRVKALEAGMHIEMPRVSDVNDNILLQAAQSGELDETVLNNRVRDILTVVLKAKSLEKADVDQKVKEHHAFARKVAGEAITLLKNDHQVLPLSKKKYKKIAIIGEFAKSPRYQGNGSSEVKPTQLDKVWDILDQEYGKGINYTFAQGYSLKDDLDVSLIEEAVQVASDADIAIVMAGLPLSYESEGIDRKHIDMPISHNKLIEAIAQKQQNTVVVLTNGSAVAMPWANKVEGIVEAWLGGQAGAGAVADVLFGKVNPSGKLAETFPVKLQDTPASFNFPGEQGNVLYGERIFVGYRYYDEKQIEPLFPFGYGLSYTQFEYTDMKVSANEITDRDVLEVKVTVKNTGSVEGKEIVQLYVTDKECTLQRPKKELKKFAKVSLAPGESKELTFQLEKRDFSYYDAKRDRWIAESGEFVIAAAASSRDIRKSARIVLNSTQQIPLMVDEYTFVKELWDHEQTRALLKEYFPNWIKGWTPEGKSMDEANIPGFFLEHPIIKFPYITHNEITHQQVKELIERCKNMTYTPQVIKFKDVENVSF
- a CDS encoding glycoside hydrolase family 16 protein, whose amino-acid sequence is MRNMEKVGVHMSLVVLLIMSIACTPKQEYKLVWSDEFDYTGLPDSTLWDYDTEGNAHGWGNNEDQYYTVARKENAWVKNGLLHVTAVNETYHDKAYTSVRLISKADWKYGRIEVRAKVPEAKGTWAAIWMMPGGWSFNDGGWPGIGEIDIMEHVGHEAGVIHASAHSKDYQWQKGTQKTGTINIDDATKAFHTYVLEWTPEVLKCYVDDQLYFTYQNEGLGEDKWPYNKPFYLILNVAVGGAWGSVQGIDAEAFPQTMEVDYVRVYQREE
- a CDS encoding MFS transporter; its protein translation is MNKIATKLSVKEKLGYGLGDTASHFVWDMVGFWILIFYTDTFGISPAAAGTIMLIARIWDMVTDPLMGIISDRTNTRWGKFRPFILLTALPYAILAVLTFTTPDLSQTGKIIWAATTYFLLMTAYTAINLPYSSLMAVMTSDTNERASINTYRFVSAFSGQLIVTGFALSMALFFGQGNFTTNLMSNNSIGGTALVVGNDSIQYTVHPDFIGVDTLEYSIEDEKSKTASSKIFIVVEPKDEVSNDSLFALAQFDSTEIKAKAKISQMIPYPQANVDVHYIKQGSEPTYIDVRANDNTVNKAKGYQYTLMVLGLLSVVFFLITFFSTKERVQPPKTQQNSIKEDLKNLFNNRPWVILALVGIVSFVMFALQNLSIAYYFKYYIGAEQNVQLFNIVSSIALIVALPVAKPLAKRFGNRNVFMASTILSGIFFAMLFIPGKGDYILIYTFNILAKMTYAPAVVLLWTMLADTADYAEWKTGRRSTGLIFSAATFAQKAGWGIGGALAGWLLLVFKFEPNIVQTESAIRGIKLMVSVIPGILYALCAVLLYFYSIDHKTSILMQKELEQRRAAE
- the bglX gene encoding beta-glucosidase BglX: MKQTKFLFSVVIGILMMNACVSKQPENETGSIDQQVDALLSKMTIEEKVGQMNQYNGFYDATGPAPSEGGAKIKYEHLRKGMVGSFLNVRGAEQVRALQKIAVEETRLGIPLIFGLDVIHGHKTLAPIPLGEAASWDLEAIRQSARMAAVEASAIGINWTFAPMVDISRDARWGRVMEGAGEDPYLGAKIGVARVKGFQGDDLAANNTIAACAKHFAGYGFAEAGRDYNTVDVGTSTLYNIIFPPFKAAIQEADVKTVMNAFNILNGVPATGSTFLQRDILKDEWGFEGFVLSDWGSVMEMIPHGFAADLNEAAMHAANAGSDMDMESHAYVNHLVDLVKEGKVSEDKIDDAVRRILKVKYELGLFDDPYRYCDEAREKEMLYHEDHQKTVLDMARKSIVLLKNEGAILPFAKAQKKIAVIGALADDKTSPLGSWRIGSDDGTAFSVLEGLKEKTSNFTYAKGADVVTGDVNFVLELNENTTDKSGFNEAIRLAKASEVVVMVLGEHGFHSGEARSRTNIGLPGVQQELLEEVYKVNKNVVLVLMNGRPLALPWAADNIPAIVETWQLGSQTGNAIADVLFGEYNPSGKLPMSFPRSVGQCPIYYNKYSTGRPVNVEGNVFWSHYIDESNDPLFAFGHGLSYTDFEYADLKIDDSDPSGIKVSVVVKNNGKVAGEEVTQLYIHDKVASVARPIKELKGFEKFMLEPGSSKTVSFTLSNAELGFYDNQGEFIVEPGMFDVMVGTSSIKGLTGSFELK
- a CDS encoding MFS transporter, producing MTAYKTAQEDRVPLGQKLAFGSGQLANQLFPAALGVFMVVLVMSLGMNPVLAGLLGALPRLLDALTDPIMGFISDNTKSKWGRRRPYILAGSIISGVSYMIMWQLNPENSELYNFFYFLIVSIFFYIGYTIFATPLIGLGYEMTPDYNERTRLMAVGQFMGQIAWMIAPWFWVIIYNESIFDSAPEGARILAVWVGALCMVLGALPAFFNREMVVPDKDKMKTLSRNELAANTLEFIKGIKLTIKNKPFIKLCGATFFIFNGFQTIAQFAFFIIVYYLFNGDTAAAGGWPAWFGTVSAFATAFLVIPIVTKLSEKFGKKNAFIIATLLSMIGYGLKWWGFNPDNYWLMFMPIPFLSFGIGGLFTLMMSMTADVCDLDELNNGERREAMFGAIYWWMVKLGTALAMLTSGVVLHLVGFNEEVKVQTVQTITNLRIADIMIPIVTAVIAILIMWKYDVTEEKANKIRRALIARRGKVQHQGENE